In one window of Ovis aries strain OAR_USU_Benz2616 breed Rambouillet chromosome 3, ARS-UI_Ramb_v3.0, whole genome shotgun sequence DNA:
- the KCNA6 gene encoding potassium voltage-gated channel subfamily A member 6 has product MRSEKSLTLAAPGEVRGPEGEQQDAGDFPEAGGGGGGGGGCCSSERLVINISGLRFETQLRTLSLFPDTLLGDPGRRVRFFDPLRNEYFFDRNRPSFDAILYYYQSGGRLRRPVNVPLDIFLEEIRFYQLGDEALAAFREDEGCLPEGGVDEKPLPSQPFQRQVWLLFEYPESSGPARGIAIVSVLVILISIVIFCLETLPQFRADGRGGSNGGGVSPVSRGSQEEEEDEGDSYTFHPGIAPGGMVAGGSSSLSTLGGSFFTDPFFLVETLCIVWFTFELLVRFSACPSKPAFFRNIMNIIDLVAIFPYFITLGTELVQQQEQQSASGGGGQNGQQAMSLAILRVIRLVRVFRIFKLSRHSKGLQILGKTLQASMRELGLLIFFLFIGVILFSSAVYFAEADDDDSLFPSIPDAFWWAVVTMTTVGYGDMYPMTVGGKIVGSLCAIAGVLTIALPVPVIVSNFNYFYHRETEQEEQGQYTHVTCGQPAPDLKAADSGLGKPEFSEATRERRPSYLPTPHRGYAEKRMLTEV; this is encoded by the coding sequence ATGCGATCGGAGAAATCCCTGACGCTGGCGGCGCCGGGGGAGGTCCGCGGGCCGGAGGGAGAGCAACAGGATGCGGGAGACTTCCCGgaggccggcggcggcggcggcggcggcggcggctgctgtAGTAGCGAGCGGCTGGTCATCAACATCTCGGGGCTGCGCTTCGAGACGCAGCTGCGCACCCTGTCGCTGTTCCCGGACACGCTCCTGGGGGACCCCGGCCGCCGCGTCCGCTTCTTCGACCCGCTGAGGAACGAGTACTTCTTCGACCGCAACCGGCCCAGCTTCGACGCCATCCTCTACTACTATCAGTCGGGGGGCCGGCTGCGCCGGCCGGTCAACGTGCCGCTGGACATCTTCCTGGAGGAGATCCGCTTCTACCAGCTGGGGGACGAGGCCCTGGCGGCCTTCCGCGAGGACGAGGGCTGCCTGCCCGAGGGTGGCGTGGACGAGAAGCCGCTGCCCTCCCAGCCCTTCCAGCGCCAGGTGTGGCTTCTCTTCGAGTACCCGGAGAGCTCGGGGCCCGCCCGGGGCATCGCCATCGTCTCCGTCCTGGTCATCCTCATCTCCATCGTCATCTTCTGCCTGGAGACGCTGCCCCAGTTCCGTGCAGACGGTCGAGGTGGAAGCAACGGTGGCGGCGTCTCCCCAGTGTCCAGGGGCagtcaggaggaagaggaggatgaagGTGACTCTTATACCTTCCATCCTGGCATCGCCCCCGGGGGAATGGTGGCAGGGGGCTCATCCTCACTAAGTACTCTTGGGGGCTCCTTCTTTACCGACCCCTTCTTTCTGGTGGAGACGCTGTGCATCGTCTGGTTCACCTTCGAGCTGCTGGTGCGCTTCTCCGCCTGCCCTAGCAAGCCAGCCTTCTTCCGGAACATCATGAACATCATCGACCTGGTGGCCATCTTCCCCTACTTCATCACGCTGGGCACCGAGCTGgtgcagcagcaggagcagcaatcGGCCAGTGGCGGGGGCGGCCAGAACGGGCAGCAGGCCATGTCCCTGGCCATCCTCAGAGTGATCCGCCTGGTCCGCGTGTTCCGCATCTTCAAGCTGTCCCGCCACTCCAAGGGGCTGCAGATTCTGGGCAAGACGCTGCAGGCCTCCATGCGGGAGCTGGGCCTGctcatcttctttctcttcatcggggtcatcctcttctccagcgCCGTCTACTTCGCAGAGGCCGACGATGACGATTCGCTCTTCCCCAGTATCCCGGATGCCTTCTGGTGGGCGGTGGTCACCATGACCACCGTAGGTTATGGGGACATGTACCCCATGACGGTGGGGGGCAAGATCGTGGGCTCCCTGTGTGCCATCGCCGGGGTCCTCACCATCGCCCTGCCCGTGCCGGTCATCGTCTCCAACTTCAACTACTTCTACCACCGGGAGACAGAGCAGGAGGAGCAAGGCCAGTATACCCACGTCACTTGCGGGCAGCCTGCCCCGGACCTGAAGGCAGCTGATAGTGGACTTGGCAAGCCTGAATTCTCGGAGGCCACCCGGGAGCGGAGACCCAGCTACCTTCCCACACCACATCGAGGGTATGCAGAGAAAAGGATGCTCACTGAGGTCTGA